CTTGTTCTGAGTGGATTAGGCCATGCCGTGATTGATGATCGGATTTTTCGACAGGTAATGCTGTATGACGACAGCGACCAGCTGTTGGAATGCAGGATCTTGAAGAATGACGAAGTTGTTTGCTCGGTGAGACGCTGACGTTCAATGCTTATTTGGTTGATGTTGGAAAGCCTGAAGGAGGGCAAAAGCCTCTCGATGATACTTATGTTTGCAGCCGAGAAAATAAAGTCCCTAAGCGAACGAATCTGCTTCACAGAAACAAGTTCGTCAACGTTTCTGATTGTGCCGGTATTGTCTGTTCTTACATATTTGTCTTCTAAATGCTGGTGTCTCCGTTGGTTTGAAAATCAATGACTCGTGCTTCATACGTTTGCAAATTTGTGCCCATCATCTACCTGTATTATCGTATAATTGACTCAGCTTTCTTTTCAAGGAGATGAAAAGACCATAGTGGAGAAGCATAAAGAGCAGACGATCAGCCTAAGTCCATCGCAGAAGATTATTAGAGGTTGGTGATGAATTCCTACATAATCTAATTCTCTCTTAATTGCAAGTAAATGCTAGGTACAAAACTTAGCATGagtgttcttttgtttttcttttgtttttattttcagaattcAAGAAGAATGAAATAAACAAGTACAGCATATTGCAGGCGAGTCCGAACTCAAGGACATCAAGTACGACAGGTGAGTTTGGATTTTTACTGACTCATCCATGCCCATGCCAGACCGTGTCTTTCTCTTGATGTATCTCCTGGATTGTGAATCTGTTCTCGATTTTCTCTGGGTGTATGATTGCTGCATGTTGTTACACTACATGTGGCAtccattcaaaaaatatttactcaAATTTGATGCTTTGTATATCAAATCTTCTCAGTCACAGCAGTATTATGTTCACATATTTAAATCGTTTCTCTTGAAGAACATTGGAGCTTCCTAGCATATTTCCAGACTTTCCCTCAGAAAACTGGTCTCTATATTCTCTATGTAGTTACATTCATAAGTTTGTTATTGTTGTCTTAGCACTGCAGTTGACGTGATATTCTTTTGATATAGATTGGCATGTTTGTACACAACACAATTAACTCAAAAGTCGAAGAAATATCATGATGGCTTCTTGCGTTGTATAAGCAGTGGATCTATCACTAGGCAGGTCAAGCTCTACAGTCTACATCTCTACTGATCATGATAACCTTAGATAATACCAGCTGTCTTGTTGCTGAATCATATTTCAGGTCTTCATTCCTTAATTAGttagttttcttcttcatggtGTATACCTTTCTCTACAGattagtgaaatttttttatcaggATAAACATGGCTCAGATCATTGAAACCTTTTTGGGGCCTTTACCAGGTTTTCTTGTATGATACGAGCTGGAAACTTTTAGATAGTAGGTTCCTGAACAAAGCTGAAGAAGTAAGCCCTGGGGAGATGATGGAATTTCCTGGTCATTTGGTTGAAGTTGGCAATCGTGAAGCAAACCATGAATCTTTGAGGGAACTAAATCTAAAAGCAAGCGGAAACAGTTTCAGTTCTCTTCACAAATTAATATGCAAAAGCAGCAGTGTAATGTTACTACCATTAAATCTGCTGTAAAGGTACCCTGTAATAgagttcaatttgatttgcTAGCTGGTGTTCTATAAATAGCTgttttttttcctgttgattctttttttttttgccttacCTCCTCTCCTAAAGTCTTGAACTGTCAATTGATTGTCAACATTTTCTCCCTGATTGTTTATATTCCCATCAATCCTATCATTCAGCTGCTCTGCAAATTTATGTAACTAGGGGAGGCTCTGTACTCACCAAACTGATATTTTAACACAATGTGATTCGGAGCTTTAAGGACACAAATTCATGGGATGTTTATGATCATGGAACGATTTCCACAAATTCTGGAACTTGCAGATGCAAGAGTCAGTTCATTGTTTTTATATGCAGCTAACACTTTCTTCATTGACCAAATATAGACAGATCACAATTGAAAACCATCTCTGTTATTTATATCATCTTCTCCTTTTCTGTTAAGGAGTGAGATTCCCTTCTCTTCATGTTTTGTATGATCTATGATAATTACCTGATTCTGCAATTGTGATGCACTGAAACATGTATTCATTAGTACTctttcagaagaaaaaaatggccaGGATGCATCAGAATGGGCAAAGGGGAGTATATTAGATGCTGGAAAATCAGGCGTAACAGGTCAGATTTTGCTTGTATGCATGTTCAGTTTGCTAAGAGTGTTTGCTAGTTGCCTTGTTTCTACATTTGTTGCACGTTCTTATGTGATTATgaactcacatttttttttcttggtgaaagCAAAGTTGCCTGTTAGGAAACTTTCGCACTTGTCATAGGCAAAACTCTATACTGCTTAATGAGATGGATTTTTGAAATTCCTTACATATGACAGATAACGCACTTGagttaaaatggaaaaaatgttCAGTAGATAGAAGATTCACCAAATTAAAACTATGTATAAAGGTGCTGGTTTTGTGCTTTAGAGGTGGTCTAAGGTTGTCCTTTCACTTGGAAAATCCACAATTTACCTTGTCAGGTTATGTTCTTGATATTTTCCTAGCTCTAGCACCATGCTTTAGGTATTGAAAAATGAGTTCCATTTAAGAGAACCCCATGCAAAAGAGGAGGGCATATGGGCTAAGTTACAGGGATTCTCCTGTGTATTTCTTTatgatttttacattttctattGAAGTTTTCATTAACAAGCTGGTTGCTCGTTCTACTTCCTGTTAGATTTTCTAATAAAGTTTTCATTATGTAGCCAGTTATTGTCTTGATATGACTTTGTATTTACTGCCTCCTTTTAGCTTGAGGTTACTGaaataatgaaatcaataaCAGGTCCACTATTGTCCTTCGGCCATTTTTGACACCCATGAGCATGTGAATGTTCTTTTGTGGGCTATGTGCTCCCGCTGTTTTGTATTATTCTGAGCATGTCCTTCTTGGAGTTTGACATTTTCGTGTCATGTAGAATGGCAGGTTTTGTACACAACACAAGTAAATCAAAAGGTCAAGAAATACCATGATGGTTTTCTGCAGCTTGAAGTTCACGGATCCCTAGGGAGGCAGGTCATTTCGAGGCACTTTCATGGATTTTTTCATTaagccactttttttttcattaaactGGGCTGGCCACTTTGTTTGCTGATCCAACATGAATCACTTCTGTTTTTTAAATAGTGGTTCATTATGTGCCCCAAGTGTCACACTAATTCAAGTGCTTTTCATTACCCAAAAAAGTTCAAAGTTCTTTTTATAGGTCCTGGAATCACTTTTCTGCTAATTGTTTTCTTCCCCTGGATTCATTCAGGTCACACTGTATGATGCTAGTAGGAAAATCTTGGTGAATAAATTTCTTAGGAGAGATGAAGTGTTGGGAACTGGAAAATCTCTGGTGGTCGATTCTCACTTGGTTGATATTGGGGAGCATGTGGTAAAAGAAAAGGGGGCAATGGGTTTGAATGACCTTGAACATGTCACGCTGCCAGAGAAATGAGGACAGGCCATGGGAGGTGGATGGTGCTAAAgttgatcaattcaatcctGGGAGGTTTGCAGCATTTTTTATTCATCCAATGCTATTTAGATGTTTCAATAACTTCATTGTAGATGTAGTTTTCCTTGATGCATCCTGTTTGACTAGCTATGTCCTAGTGAAGTACTGAGGAGGTTATTTAGGTGGAGCTGTGGGTGTTAAGATACAATAGGAAATGAATATGTTGAAAGAACATGTTAAGAGAAAGTTGCTATCTTCCTAAACTAAGTAGGGGCACTTATATGAGGAGGATTGTACACCTGATATGGTCAACTAAAGATGATTCAGAATTGGAACATctaattctttctttcatagATATTAATTCTATGTGCCTCAGTTATTTGATGCCTAATGCTTGACCTTTGGATATTACAGTACCCTGGCATAAACATGGAGACAAAACTTCGGGAAGGTTCCATCCAGGAGAGATTCAGATTCAAACAGTGGAATATCTGTTATGAAAAGCACAGATTGCATCAGGAGAGTTTCCGAGACCAAGCCTCTACGTGATGGTGATTACTCTATGGAGAAATTTCTCTATATTATAATTATCTTCTGCCTTTTGATGTTACTATCTTTCACATGTGTAGTTAGATTTAGgcacaatgaaaataattttatcttattcaGGTGCATCAAATAATTTACAGTAAGCCTTGTAAAGCCTGCAAAGTCGATAGATTGTTTCATGGACCTGCTCTAGAAAGAGAATGTCATCAATTAAACTTGGGATTggttttattgattttgatgcattgctcacttcattttgaatttctttgaaagttaGTTCTCATGTTTATTGGAGGAACCTATGTGTGTTACTATAGCTTGCAAATGATCTCTTGCAATCAAATTGATGCAGCCTGTCAAATACTATCTGTACTCCGAAAACCATTAGATCAAGTTGCCATTGCTGAAAATTCATATGAAAGGAAGGCAAGTTTTACTTCCCTAACGAAGGAGCTTCAGGATCCAGATGAGTTTTGTGATGGATCTCAAAGACAAAGAGCGCCAGCTGCTGAGCTGGCTTCAGTGGAGAATGTGGACACTGGAAATCTGACTGATACTACCAACAATGAAAAGTTACCTGGTCTAATGAAGTCTAAAGGTTGTTTAGTGCAATCTCACTCACTTCAGCATTCTTTTATTTAAGTGTTAGCTTTGTTGCAATATATGTTTCATCATCTGACATTGTAAAATATCATCAGAATTGGCCTCTGAATTCAATGAATCTTACTTGATGGGGGACTTTGCAATTGGCAACTCACAGGTATTTCACAGCTACTTGTCCTGCTCTATTTTCAGTAATAGATTCTTTCAGCTCTATTTTGACCCGTCTGTGGCAAGATTGTCACTCTCAGCATCAGGAAATTCCATCAGAACTTAATGAGTTTTGATGTTTGATGTAACTCTTTCGTCCAAACTACTGGCCAAGCTGGAATTAAATTAGCAGCGGGTAGCAACTGCTTGCAGGGAATGTTCAAACTAGATGCATGAGGACCTGCTTGAATTCTCTAATGCATCCCAGTCCAAAATCTAGTTCTTTATTTACCTTGAGGACATTCTCAATTTCACTGAGTTTTGTATGACTAACATGTACATCTGCTGCAATTAACATTTGCAGCCTTCTCATGGGCAAGCTGATCCCAAGTGCTGCAGTGACAATCTTGTTTCTGAAGCATTGCTTTCACACTGTTCTCACAGCAATGCTAGTGATAAAAGAATGGACCTTGAAGGAGATAGAGATCCATTGATAGTGAAGGCTGAGTGTCCCAGTTTTGATCTTGGATTTTGAACCATATCCATTGCTCAATCAACAATTGCTACTGTCAAGCATCTGTTACTGAAGAATTTTCTGCCTGTCACACATGAAATCTGTACAGTTGAGCTCCTGTTTTTATGTGGAGCATTCTGGTGCCAAATTCATTTGCAGCTGTCTGATCTGAAACGTTTTTAGTTATACGACATAATCAAAGTATTTCCAGTGATCTTCAACATATTCAGGTACACTTTTGATGCAAAGAAACTCATATATGGGTCTATCCGGTTTCCTTTATCCCCTTCTTCTTATTTCTCGTCCAGGAACTTGTACAACTTGCTGTCCTTTCTTGACTTCTGCATGCTAAGCAAGGCCTTGAAGAGACTTTTGTTTTTGCTGGAATACAGCTCGATATCAGTTCTTCTGTTCCTCTCAACATGAGTAGACATTGAAGTGGATCTTCGGGGTTCTGATGGGTACTGGATGTTCATATGGGCATATAAGAGACTCGGCCATGAGAGGTCATGTCGGCAAGACATgtccaacaaaaaataaagcttAGTAGCTGAGCTGCACTGAATTTCATTGATGCTTACTCGTTTTTTGGCGTTAGAAGGGTTTGGAGATGTGGATTTATCGGCCAGAGAACTTGAACGTGTGAGTTGAAATAGAAATGGGGAGGTGCGTTTTTCTGGTTAGAAAAAGTGCGGCTTGCATTAGTAGCTTGTCTGACTACATGATACATGATAAAATCATAGGCATGAAAACATGATCTAAATGCTATGTATGGCAATCTGGAGGGGGTAAGAACATtagaagtgtcaaaaaaatttctttttgttcagttgagtcacatcaaaataaaatcattattgaatttcaattcaagcAAATCATTCTAcatggaatttatttttttttttgaatttttttttaagtttgtgtttttttttaatttttttttttttttttttttgccacgaGGGTCACTGGCAACCCTTGTTGGCTGCGAAACCCCGCCTCGGATGTGAAGTCTTGGGCAAGGTTGCAAGAGCCCTCGCCAACTTTGGGCAACGTTGCCAGTGGCGGGTGAGGATGTGATGCCCTCGCATAGGGCCTTCACTATGAGGGCGAGGCAACCCTCACACAGATCTAGCCACAAAGGCCCTAGGTGAGGGCCCTCATAACTTTGCCAGTGTAGTGGCTAGTGAGGTCTTGGTGACCTCGCTTAGGGCCTTTGCGAACTTGCTTAGGGCCTTCACAACCTTGTTTAGGGCCTTCGTGGCCAAGGGCGAGGATTTTGCTATTGGTGACTCTTGCCCgcccaaaataaaaagaaaaaaaataaagaaaaagtaatttaaaaattgtccacattagtgcTGGCAAAGCCACGTTAAGCAACTAGCGTCTATGTCAAATTTTTTGGGGAGATAATTTGGAATTGGTACTCAAATGATTAATCTTTCAAATTTGTGACACTGAAGTGAGCAAAtataaagttttggcactcgGATAAGCACATACGAAAGTTTGGGCACTCTTAATGCTCTTACCCCCAATTTATAGTATTCAATACCGACCTGCTTTTTTGTTGGACAAGGTACTTGCGAATGAAAAGGGGCCCGTTCGGGAGGATTGTGGAAATTGTGTTGCCAAATGCCGTCTCCTGCATCAGGGTTCCATTGTCAGCATCAGGTCTTTCCAGAGCTAGGATGAGTAGAACAAATTCAGTCAAAAGTTACCTGACGATTGATGCAGAAGTCTATATTTCTCGGATATACTTCTTTGGAAAGCAAAAAAAGTTATTAGTACGTCAGTAGTAGCATTTGATATTCTGCTTTTTGATGGAATAAGGTGAACACTTGCAAATGATGAGCGAGAGAACAGCTACTTCTATGACTCATGAACTTTTTACATCTAATAGGCCAATCTTATTCCGTGAAATGTGCATAGTGGAAGCTAAACTAGAAAAAGAGTCATACAATGTTAACCTGCTGATATTTCGCCATTTACTTCATTTGTCACGCAATATCGCAGATTTTTGTTGTCTCCACCGTCTTTAGCTTTCGAAACTGAAAGAAAGTTCTTACGCATGAACCGACTTCGATCTTTTGGTCTTAATAAACCAATGACAAATCTTGTGAAGGGAAGCATGCCTGGTAGGATATATCGCATGTGGTGCTTTGGAGTTCTTATTGCTAGTGACTGTTGAGATAGGCCTCCGTGGTCCATGAACATCTCACACATTCGTCGTCTCTAAAACACAAAAGTAGGGTTGAAGATTATATTTGGTTTCTGTGATAAATGAGTCAACGGTATGAGAGATAGTTGTTCTCTATGTCATTTTCCATATTATTGTTGAAGCAAGATATATTATgctattttaaatatatttttctctgcCAATTAGTTTATTACAATGTAA
This Eucalyptus grandis isolate ANBG69807.140 chromosome 7, ASM1654582v1, whole genome shotgun sequence DNA region includes the following protein-coding sequences:
- the LOC104446118 gene encoding protein ABIL3 isoform X3, translated to MMDACQSPPSFSSPQGASHYDELSMKESLIFSDSLKDLKDLSKQLYSAAEYFELSYNGQDHKQIVVNTLRDYATKAFINTVDHLGSMTYKVNCLLDDKIGEASAIELRFSCVQQRRRMCEMFMDHGGLSQQSLAIRTPKHHMRYILPGMLPFTRFVIGLLRPKDRSRFMRKNFLSVSKAKDGGDNKNLRYCVTNEVNGEISAEVYPRNIDFCINRQETAFGNTISTILPNGPLFIRKYLVQQKSRKTHLPISISTHTFKFSGR
- the LOC104446119 gene encoding uncharacterized protein LOC104446119, which produces MKSTDCIRRVSETKPLRDACQILSVLRKPLDQVAIAENSYERKASFTSLTKELQDPDEFCDGSQRQRAPAAELASVENVDTGNLTDTTNNEKLPGLMKSKELASEFNESYLMGDFAIGNSQPSHGQADPKCCSDNLVSEALLSHCSHSNASDKRMDLEGDRDPLIVKAECPSFDLGF